A genome region from Chengkuizengella sp. SCS-71B includes the following:
- the glmS gene encoding glutamine--fructose-6-phosphate transaminase (isomerizing), producing the protein MCGIVGYIGNRDSKSILINGLKKLEYRGYDSAGIAVYTNRGLEVKKAKGRLAVLEEELSTNPIKGSIGIGHTRWATHGKPSDENSHPHCDPSQKFSVVHNGIIENYGTLKEELIAKGHKFSSETDTEVIAHLISDLYEGDIVKAVQKAVDRMRGAYALAVLCEDEPDKLIAVRLASPLIIGIGKGESYIGSDIPAILEHTRDVYILNDGEMAILTKDEVTLQDVNGNEIQKDVFHVDWDIVTAEKAGFDHFMLKEIYDQPTAYRDTMGSRISMDQDQVILDEIKMTDEEIKSIDRVHIVACGTAYHAGLVGKNLIEKLARIPVETDVASEYRYRSPIITKNTLVIVVSQSGETADTLAALREAKRQGARVIAITNVVGSSVSREADDVITTWAGPEIAVASTKAYTSQLIAFYLFGLYLAQKLETVEAGEVKKVIAALQELPQQVESILEQSEQIKTVAEKIALHNNLFFIGRGLDFAVVLEGSLKLKEISYIHSEAYAAGELKHGTLALIEEGIPVIALATQEDVFEKTVSNIEEVAARGAYVLGINQEGNEELGKLVNESFTIPKTLDVLSPALSVVPLQLLSYYASLTRGNDVDKPRNLAKSVTVE; encoded by the coding sequence ATGTGTGGTATAGTCGGATATATTGGAAATAGAGATTCTAAAAGTATTTTAATAAATGGATTAAAAAAATTAGAATATAGAGGGTATGACTCTGCTGGAATCGCAGTGTATACCAATCGTGGATTAGAAGTGAAGAAAGCTAAAGGTCGGTTAGCGGTACTAGAGGAAGAGTTAAGTACAAATCCAATTAAAGGGTCAATTGGTATTGGGCATACTCGTTGGGCAACGCACGGAAAACCTTCTGACGAAAACTCACATCCTCATTGTGATCCATCACAAAAATTTTCAGTCGTTCATAATGGAATCATTGAAAATTATGGAACTCTTAAAGAAGAGTTAATTGCAAAAGGGCATAAATTCTCTTCTGAAACGGATACAGAGGTTATCGCTCATCTTATTTCTGATTTATATGAGGGTGATATCGTTAAGGCGGTTCAAAAAGCAGTAGATCGTATGCGTGGGGCATATGCATTGGCTGTTCTTTGCGAAGATGAACCCGATAAATTAATTGCTGTTCGTTTAGCAAGTCCATTAATTATTGGAATCGGTAAAGGTGAAAGTTATATCGGTTCAGATATTCCAGCCATTTTAGAACACACAAGAGATGTGTATATTTTAAATGATGGAGAAATGGCAATCTTAACTAAAGATGAAGTGACTTTACAAGATGTGAACGGGAATGAAATTCAAAAAGATGTTTTCCATGTGGATTGGGACATCGTAACGGCTGAAAAAGCAGGGTTTGACCATTTTATGTTAAAAGAAATTTATGATCAACCTACAGCATACCGCGATACAATGGGCAGCCGAATATCAATGGATCAAGATCAAGTGATTTTAGATGAAATTAAAATGACTGATGAAGAAATTAAATCTATTGATCGCGTTCATATTGTTGCTTGCGGTACTGCATATCATGCTGGGTTAGTGGGTAAAAACCTTATTGAAAAGTTAGCACGTATTCCAGTTGAAACAGACGTTGCTTCTGAATATCGATATCGTTCACCAATTATTACAAAAAACACGTTAGTTATCGTCGTAAGTCAATCAGGAGAAACTGCTGATACGTTAGCTGCTCTAAGAGAAGCTAAACGTCAAGGGGCTCGTGTAATAGCGATAACAAACGTAGTGGGAAGCTCTGTTTCTCGTGAAGCGGATGATGTGATTACAACTTGGGCAGGACCTGAAATAGCCGTTGCTTCTACGAAAGCTTATACATCGCAATTAATCGCATTTTATTTATTCGGTTTATACTTAGCTCAAAAGCTAGAAACAGTAGAAGCAGGAGAAGTGAAAAAAGTAATTGCAGCTTTACAGGAGCTTCCACAACAAGTAGAAAGCATTTTAGAGCAATCCGAACAAATTAAAACTGTTGCTGAAAAAATCGCACTTCATAATAATTTATTTTTTATAGGGCGGGGATTAGATTTTGCAGTTGTATTAGAAGGATCACTAAAGCTGAAAGAAATTTCATATATCCATTCTGAAGCTTATGCGGCCGGGGAATTAAAACACGGAACGTTAGCCCTAATTGAAGAAGGTATTCCTGTTATAGCATTAGCAACACAAGAAGATGTATTTGAAAAGACTGTAAGCAATATAGAAGAAGTGGCTGCACGTGGTGCTTATGTATTAGGTATTAACCAAGAAGGAAATGAAGAGTTAGGGAAGCTCGTTAATGAGTCTTTCACAATTCCTAAAACATTAGATGTTTTATCACCTGCTCTATCCGTTGTTCCTTTACAGTTATTATCTTATTATGCTTCTCTTACTAGAGGGAATGATGTGGATAAACCTCGTAACTTAGCTAAGAGTGTTACGGTGGAGTAA
- a CDS encoding zf-HC2 domain-containing protein — MNCKQVNSLLHEYLDGDLTGVKLHQLSHHLDTCSNCKENLMQLEKTEALTRSLPKSPVPDDLTDKIMDVIPMKSENRWMRWAKQYPAMAAAAVFVIIMMGSLFAMNEPESNLIVSGSGMEYVVIKDNQVIVPEGQTVNGDLVVENGEIIVEGTVNGKVTLIDSKINLLASAEKVAGGVTHIDQTLDWIWYKISGFFDIFKSE, encoded by the coding sequence GTGAATTGTAAACAAGTAAATTCTTTATTGCATGAATACTTGGACGGAGATCTTACTGGTGTAAAACTTCATCAGCTAAGCCATCACCTAGACACATGTTCAAATTGTAAAGAGAATTTAATGCAATTAGAAAAAACCGAGGCATTAACTAGGTCTCTCCCAAAAAGCCCAGTTCCTGATGATTTAACTGACAAGATTATGGATGTCATTCCAATGAAAAGCGAAAACAGATGGATGAGGTGGGCTAAACAGTATCCTGCAATGGCTGCTGCAGCCGTTTTTGTTATTATTATGATGGGTAGTTTGTTCGCAATGAATGAACCAGAATCAAATCTTATTGTTTCAGGAAGCGGTATGGAATATGTAGTGATCAAAGATAATCAAGTCATTGTACCGGAAGGACAGACCGTAAATGGGGATCTTGTTGTTGAAAATGGAGAAATTATAGTGGAAGGAACAGTGAATGGCAAGGTAACATTAATTGACAGTAAAATAAATCTACTAGCTTCAGCTGAAAAAGTTGCCGGAGGAGTCACTCATATTGATCAAACATTAGATTGGATTTGGTATAAAATTAGTGGTTTTTTCGACATTTTTAAAAGTGAATAA
- the cdaA gene encoding diadenylate cyclase CdaA, whose amino-acid sequence MGFFTDITFMDIIDILIVSYVIYKLIMIIRGTRAVQLLQGIVVVIVAWALSILLGLNTLQWLMEQAFNYGLLAVIIIFQPELRRALEQLGRGKIFTRTVSQEEKEVNDRISEVIKSINYLSKRKIGALIVFEKETGLNEYIESGIQLKSKISAELLINIFTPNTPLHDGAVVIKNGEIRAAGCYLPLSENPFISKELGTRHRAAIGMSEVSDALCIVVSEETGAISMAMNGQVVRDVKDESLISKIFEELKPSVKNKDKTSFWKRKR is encoded by the coding sequence ATGGGATTTTTCACCGACATCACCTTTATGGATATAATAGATATTTTAATCGTAAGTTATGTGATATATAAATTAATAATGATTATTCGAGGAACTCGTGCTGTACAACTGCTTCAAGGTATAGTAGTTGTCATTGTGGCATGGGCTCTTAGTATATTGTTGGGTCTTAATACGTTACAGTGGTTGATGGAGCAAGCGTTTAACTATGGGCTTTTAGCCGTTATTATTATATTTCAACCTGAACTCAGAAGGGCATTAGAACAATTAGGACGGGGTAAAATATTTACCAGAACTGTATCACAAGAAGAAAAAGAAGTGAATGATCGTATCAGTGAAGTGATTAAATCGATTAATTATTTATCTAAGCGAAAAATAGGTGCTCTCATTGTATTTGAAAAAGAAACGGGATTAAATGAATACATAGAATCTGGAATCCAACTCAAATCAAAAATAAGTGCTGAGTTATTAATTAATATCTTCACTCCGAATACTCCCTTACATGATGGCGCTGTAGTGATAAAAAATGGTGAAATACGAGCAGCGGGATGTTACCTCCCTTTATCTGAAAATCCTTTTATTAGTAAGGAGTTAGGTACACGTCATCGAGCTGCCATAGGTATGAGTGAAGTATCTGATGCTTTGTGTATTGTTGTTTCAGAAGAAACAGGCGCTATTTCCATGGCCATGAATGGACAAGTAGTTAGGGATGTGAAAGATGAATCGCTCATATCCAAAATATTTGAAGAGCTAAAACCAAGTGTCAAAAATAAAGACAAAACTTCATTTTGGAAACGAAAGAGGTAA
- the sigW gene encoding RNA polymerase sigma factor SigW, whose amino-acid sequence MDSTEIKIIKLAKKGNHQAFSDLVDLYKNKIYHLGYRMLGNKQEAEDITQETFLRVYKSIHKYDAKYKFSTWIFRIGTNLCIDRLRKRKNAFSLDAETIEGEGIDGYDILPSEDDSPDQQLIISETQRHVREAIDKLPEKYKSVVVLRYLHDLSLQEVGDILNMPVTTVKTRVHRGREYLRKKLEHGNLM is encoded by the coding sequence GTGGATAGTACCGAAATAAAAATTATTAAATTAGCTAAAAAAGGAAATCATCAAGCCTTTTCAGATTTAGTTGATTTATATAAAAACAAAATTTACCATCTTGGATACAGAATGTTAGGTAATAAACAAGAAGCGGAAGATATAACTCAAGAAACCTTCCTAAGAGTGTACAAAAGCATACATAAATATGATGCAAAGTACAAGTTTTCTACATGGATTTTTCGCATCGGTACAAACTTGTGTATTGATCGATTAAGGAAAAGAAAAAATGCTTTTTCATTAGATGCTGAAACTATAGAAGGTGAAGGGATAGACGGCTACGATATTCTTCCGAGCGAAGATGACTCACCAGATCAACAACTCATCATATCCGAAACACAGAGGCATGTTCGAGAAGCGATTGATAAATTACCAGAAAAGTATAAATCAGTTGTCGTGTTACGTTACTTGCATGACTTATCTCTTCAGGAGGTCGGTGATATATTAAATATGCCTGTAACTACGGTCAAAACTAGAGTCCATAGGGGTAGAGAGTATCTTCGGAAAAAATTAGAGCATGGAAACTTAATGTAG
- a CDS encoding S8 family serine peptidase, whose translation MKKRVSKAFMSFIAMVLLLSTFGMGAAAQTDNTSQITVKELPVAELFGDIELSSSGPTTVIVELEAESIVEAKQKGKNQSKDNLKAERQKVINALEQSVEQAEVNREYDYVFSGFSVELAGTDIMKLATIPGVKAVYPNVNYTAGVISVEELSAELFSPEMVKSAPFIGANDAWEAGFTGEGVTVAVIDTGVDYTHPDLVHAFGDYKGWDFVDDDNDPQEGPTQSHGTHVSGTVAANGVIKGVAPDASLLGYRVLGPDGGTTEDVVAGIERAVQDGVDVMNLSLGNPLNNPDWATSIALDWAMAEGVVAVTSNGNSGPDNWTVGSPGTSREAISVGATQLPFDNYDVDVITTGGVEYESDKVMGYEKVEDIELLDGNEFEFVFAGLGSAEEFAEVDAEGKIALISRGAYAFVDKAANAKAAGAVGAIIFNHSPGEIPFVIPGMDVPTVKITNAEGLIMLAELEAGNNTVTLDFEYVSTSPEVIADFSSRGPVALSWMIKPDVSAPGVNIVSTFPGNSYASLQGTSMASPHVAGAAALLLQKNPHWDTEDVKAALMNTAENLVDPASGEDFAHNTQGAGSIRVVDALDAMTLVAPGSHSFGKFIKDNGKQVEKQFFEIQNLSDERKTYSFDVTMHGNPDGIKVMLSNNLEVQPGSTQEVNFHVQVDTSKLEPGYYEGTIEISDGEQIFDVPTILFVGEPDYPRVTGVGLGKVSDDMYTVESYLPGGAEVLQYDLYEFDASTGTIGGFIDTLGAFENVPAPLHEFSWDGTVQGGIPLPNGDWVLAVYVESNGVTEYSAFLVTKE comes from the coding sequence ATGAAAAAACGAGTATCGAAAGCATTTATGAGTTTTATTGCAATGGTGTTATTGTTATCTACTTTTGGTATGGGAGCAGCTGCTCAAACAGACAATACCTCACAAATCACGGTTAAGGAATTGCCTGTAGCTGAATTGTTTGGAGATATCGAACTATCTTCAAGCGGGCCGACGACAGTCATTGTAGAACTGGAAGCTGAGTCGATTGTAGAGGCAAAGCAAAAAGGAAAAAATCAATCAAAAGACAATTTAAAGGCTGAAAGACAAAAAGTGATAAATGCACTTGAACAATCAGTGGAGCAGGCGGAAGTGAACCGCGAATATGACTATGTCTTCTCTGGTTTTTCAGTAGAATTAGCTGGAACCGATATTATGAAACTTGCAACCATTCCTGGTGTTAAAGCAGTTTATCCAAATGTGAACTATACAGCGGGAGTGATTTCAGTGGAAGAGCTTTCTGCTGAATTGTTTAGTCCAGAAATGGTCAAAAGTGCACCTTTCATAGGAGCTAATGATGCTTGGGAAGCTGGATTTACCGGTGAAGGAGTAACGGTCGCTGTCATCGATACAGGGGTTGATTACACTCATCCTGATTTAGTACATGCGTTTGGAGATTACAAAGGATGGGACTTTGTAGATGATGACAATGACCCTCAAGAAGGTCCTACTCAATCTCACGGGACACATGTATCAGGTACGGTAGCTGCTAACGGAGTGATTAAAGGTGTGGCTCCGGATGCATCACTTCTAGGCTATCGTGTATTAGGACCAGATGGGGGGACAACAGAGGATGTGGTTGCTGGGATTGAGAGAGCGGTTCAAGATGGAGTAGACGTGATGAACTTATCTCTAGGTAATCCGTTGAATAACCCGGACTGGGCTACATCGATTGCTTTAGATTGGGCAATGGCGGAAGGAGTCGTAGCCGTTACATCTAATGGAAACTCAGGACCAGACAACTGGACTGTTGGATCTCCAGGAACTTCTCGTGAAGCCATCTCCGTTGGAGCGACGCAATTGCCGTTTGATAATTATGATGTTGACGTTATAACAACTGGTGGCGTAGAGTATGAAAGTGATAAGGTAATGGGTTATGAAAAAGTTGAAGATATAGAGTTATTAGACGGTAATGAATTTGAGTTTGTGTTTGCTGGTTTAGGAAGCGCAGAAGAGTTTGCGGAAGTTGATGCAGAAGGAAAAATTGCTTTAATTAGCCGCGGGGCTTATGCCTTTGTAGACAAAGCCGCTAACGCTAAAGCTGCAGGTGCGGTTGGAGCCATTATTTTCAACCATTCGCCAGGTGAAATTCCTTTTGTTATTCCAGGCATGGATGTACCAACAGTGAAAATCACTAATGCAGAAGGTCTGATAATGCTTGCAGAATTAGAGGCTGGAAACAACACTGTTACTTTAGATTTTGAATATGTATCGACATCACCTGAAGTGATTGCGGATTTCTCTTCTCGTGGACCGGTAGCGCTTTCATGGATGATTAAGCCGGATGTCTCGGCTCCTGGTGTTAATATTGTAAGTACGTTCCCTGGAAATAGTTACGCTTCCTTACAAGGAACAAGTATGGCTTCACCACATGTAGCGGGTGCTGCAGCGTTATTATTACAGAAAAACCCTCATTGGGATACAGAAGATGTTAAAGCGGCGTTAATGAATACGGCTGAAAACCTTGTGGATCCAGCAAGTGGAGAAGATTTTGCTCACAATACCCAAGGTGCCGGTAGTATTCGTGTGGTCGATGCATTAGATGCCATGACACTGGTTGCTCCTGGTAGTCATTCCTTTGGGAAATTTATAAAAGATAATGGGAAACAAGTAGAAAAACAATTCTTTGAAATTCAAAATCTTTCAGATGAAAGAAAAACATACAGCTTTGATGTAACAATGCATGGAAATCCAGACGGTATAAAAGTGATGCTAAGTAATAACCTGGAAGTACAACCAGGTTCAACACAAGAAGTGAATTTTCATGTACAGGTAGATACCTCAAAATTAGAGCCAGGGTACTATGAAGGAACCATTGAAATCAGTGATGGGGAACAAATCTTTGACGTTCCAACCATATTGTTTGTTGGAGAGCCAGATTACCCTCGTGTAACAGGGGTAGGCCTTGGAAAGGTATCAGATGATATGTACACCGTGGAATCTTACTTGCCGGGTGGCGCTGAGGTGCTGCAGTATGACTTGTATGAATTCGATGCAAGTACTGGAACTATTGGTGGATTCATCGATACGTTAGGAGCTTTTGAAAATGTACCAGCTCCACTTCATGAATTTTCATGGGACGGTACGGTACAAGGTGGCATCCCACTTCCTAACGGAGATTGGGTATTAGCGGTTTATGTAGAATCAAATGGTGTTACAGAATATAGTGCGTTCTTGGTAACAAAAGAATAA
- a CDS encoding YbbR-like domain-containing protein, translated as MDKWLGNITVVRIAAVIFGILLWAFVQLDQQVATPPPTVIDTINTEQSRGIDDFPITILNLGEDLHIQEKYYSSVNVVLKGKETDIKPVSKENEKYKIAVDLSNKGAGRHHIRLDSIGFPDDVEVELYPPTVTVVIEEIITTSLPIEINVKGDPGEGYEARKPILSTEEVSITAPSSVIEQISSVQSSVDVTNVHEDIVTELSLAAYDKNSKQVEVGINPSKVKVEIPIISPSKTLDLRVNLRGETPKGYSVVSFKQSIDEVTLYGSEDVLKDYNVYDDIEIDLSNLTSDRVSSHILTVPDGIKKIEPQKVEVEIIIVPSETKTFANFPITLIGLNSNEYEIAFSEPTDGLLDLIVDGAPSILENLSENNIDATVDISGLSPGSYERSIQLTLPNFVKYGGDSPLKVFLEIKPIPEEVIDTEPETNEEGETDIIDETETQRSETIEGGIRSENDEGLNLPISENSSSEEELLNEKINQ; from the coding sequence ATGGATAAATGGTTAGGGAATATAACAGTTGTAAGAATTGCGGCAGTGATTTTCGGTATATTGCTATGGGCTTTTGTTCAGTTAGATCAACAAGTTGCAACTCCTCCACCTACAGTTATTGATACAATAAATACTGAACAGAGTAGAGGAATAGATGATTTTCCAATTACCATTTTAAATCTAGGTGAGGATTTACATATTCAAGAAAAATATTATAGCTCTGTTAATGTGGTTTTAAAAGGAAAAGAAACAGATATTAAACCGGTAAGTAAAGAAAATGAAAAATATAAAATAGCGGTAGATTTATCCAATAAAGGAGCGGGAAGACATCATATTAGGTTAGATTCTATTGGCTTTCCTGATGATGTAGAAGTTGAACTATATCCACCAACTGTTACAGTCGTCATTGAAGAGATCATCACAACTTCATTACCAATTGAAATTAATGTAAAAGGAGATCCAGGAGAAGGATACGAAGCAAGAAAACCAATTTTATCTACAGAAGAAGTTTCCATCACAGCACCAAGCAGTGTAATAGAACAAATTTCCAGCGTTCAATCTTCCGTTGATGTAACGAATGTACATGAGGATATAGTGACTGAACTGTCGCTGGCAGCATATGATAAGAATAGTAAGCAAGTAGAAGTAGGGATAAATCCTTCAAAAGTGAAAGTGGAAATACCTATCATAAGCCCATCAAAAACATTAGATTTAAGAGTGAATTTGAGAGGTGAAACACCAAAAGGGTATAGTGTAGTATCCTTTAAACAGAGTATAGATGAAGTTACACTTTATGGATCAGAAGATGTATTAAAAGATTACAATGTTTACGATGACATTGAAATTGATTTAAGTAATTTGACGAGCGACAGAGTATCTTCTCATATCTTAACGGTACCTGATGGTATTAAAAAGATTGAACCTCAAAAAGTTGAGGTAGAGATTATTATTGTACCTTCTGAAACCAAAACATTTGCTAATTTTCCTATTACACTTATTGGGTTAAACAGCAACGAATATGAAATTGCTTTTAGTGAACCAACAGATGGTTTATTAGATTTGATAGTTGATGGAGCACCATCTATTTTAGAAAATCTTAGTGAAAATAACATAGATGCCACAGTTGATATTAGTGGACTTTCCCCAGGAAGTTATGAACGCAGCATTCAATTAACACTTCCTAATTTTGTGAAATATGGAGGGGATTCTCCTTTAAAAGTGTTTTTAGAAATAAAACCAATTCCAGAAGAGGTAATAGATACAGAACCTGAAACAAATGAAGAAGGAGAAACGGACATAATTGATGAAACGGAAACTCAAAGAAGTGAAACTATTGAAGGTGGAATACGATCGGAAAATGATGAAGGCTTGAATCTTCCGATTTCCGAAAATTCATCTTCTGAAGAAGAACTGTTAAATGAGAAAATTAATCAATAA
- the glmM gene encoding phosphoglucosamine mutase, with protein MGKYFGTDGVRGIANQELTPELAYKIGRCGGYVLAGKVEKPTVIIGLDTRISGPMLEAALVAGLLSIGANVIRLGIVSTPCVAYLTRELGADAGVMISASHNPVADNGIKFFGQDGFKLFDETELEIERLMDAEVDDLPRPIGDHIGTVTDQPQAKDLYIEYLKTTVEADFMGLKIVLDCANGAAYEIAPKVFEELGAEVISIGIEPTGLNINENCGSTHPEKLQSEVVRLGADLGLSFDGDADRLIAVDNTGSLIDGDYILCICGDAMNQSGKLNQSKIVSTVMSNIGFYKAIESLGMQSSKTAVGDRYVMEEMRKHGYNLGGEQSGHVIFLDHSTTGDGILSGIQLVSTIQHSGKKLSELKQLMTKYPQVLINVRVQDKEGLHGNAAIEETIHGIEIELGDNGRVLVRPSGTEALIRVMVEGPDEEQIRSYAEKIVNKIKDEL; from the coding sequence ATGGGGAAATATTTTGGAACTGATGGTGTACGTGGCATTGCTAATCAAGAGCTTACCCCTGAATTAGCATATAAAATTGGTCGTTGTGGGGGGTACGTATTAGCTGGGAAGGTTGAAAAACCCACAGTAATCATTGGTTTAGATACAAGGATTTCAGGTCCAATGTTAGAAGCAGCCCTAGTGGCAGGTTTATTATCTATTGGAGCAAATGTCATTAGATTGGGCATTGTTTCAACACCATGCGTAGCCTATTTAACTCGTGAATTAGGTGCAGATGCAGGTGTAATGATCTCCGCTTCACATAATCCAGTAGCTGATAATGGAATTAAGTTTTTTGGGCAGGATGGATTTAAGTTGTTTGATGAAACAGAATTAGAAATAGAACGTCTAATGGATGCAGAGGTAGATGATTTACCAAGACCAATTGGAGACCATATAGGAACTGTAACAGATCAACCTCAAGCAAAGGATTTATATATAGAATATTTAAAAACAACAGTCGAAGCTGATTTTATGGGTTTGAAAATAGTGTTAGATTGTGCCAATGGAGCAGCTTATGAAATCGCTCCAAAAGTATTTGAAGAATTAGGTGCAGAAGTGATCTCAATAGGTATTGAGCCAACGGGTTTAAACATTAATGAAAATTGTGGTTCAACTCATCCAGAAAAATTGCAATCTGAAGTTGTCCGTTTAGGTGCGGATTTGGGATTATCCTTTGATGGTGATGCAGATCGATTAATTGCAGTTGATAATACTGGATCATTAATTGATGGGGACTACATATTATGTATTTGTGGGGATGCAATGAATCAATCTGGAAAGTTAAATCAAAGCAAAATTGTATCCACAGTCATGAGTAATATTGGATTTTACAAAGCGATTGAATCATTAGGTATGCAATCTTCCAAAACAGCAGTGGGAGACCGTTATGTGATGGAAGAGATGAGGAAACATGGATATAATCTAGGTGGTGAACAATCAGGACATGTTATTTTCCTAGACCATAGTACAACAGGTGATGGTATTCTTTCTGGCATTCAACTCGTAAGCACGATTCAGCATTCAGGAAAAAAATTAAGTGAGTTGAAGCAATTGATGACTAAATATCCACAAGTATTGATTAATGTGAGGGTTCAGGATAAAGAAGGATTACATGGTAATGCAGCAATAGAAGAAACCATTCATGGAATAGAAATAGAACTAGGTGATAATGGGAGAGTTTTAGTGCGCCCTTCCGGAACAGAAGCTTTAATACGTGTTATGGTTGAAGGACCAGATGAAGAACAAATTCGAAGTTATGCTGAAAAAATAGTAAATAAAATTAAAGATGAACTATAA